The following proteins are co-located in the Paludibaculum fermentans genome:
- a CDS encoding NAD-dependent epimerase/dehydratase family protein, which produces MQSTETLEELLSRPSAADIEALATLDGDILVLGAGGKMGPTLVQRAWRASQESGRPRQVFAVARSGAFPAGVRHIAADLLDPAAIQRLPDAPNIIYLVGRKFGSSGNEALTWATNAAVPVLVGARYPGARIVVLSTGNVYPFVAHDSGGATEATQPAPVGEYAQSALARERIFEYYAQAHSTKVAIMRLNYAVEPRYGVLVDIATKILNRTAIDLTMGYVNFIWQGDANSVCIRALQHCESPARVFNLTGTETHSVRSLAQQIGERLGLEPVFSGQEAETALLSSSASCRSVFGPPSMPVEVSIQLTLDWLGAGGTTLGKATHFETRSGRF; this is translated from the coding sequence CGGCCGACATCGAAGCCCTCGCCACGCTGGACGGCGACATCCTAGTCCTTGGCGCTGGCGGCAAAATGGGACCCACCCTCGTGCAGCGCGCCTGGCGGGCGTCCCAGGAGAGCGGCCGCCCGCGTCAGGTATTTGCCGTCGCAAGATCCGGCGCGTTCCCGGCTGGCGTGCGCCACATCGCTGCCGATCTCCTCGACCCCGCAGCCATCCAACGCCTGCCCGACGCGCCCAACATCATCTATCTCGTGGGCCGCAAATTCGGCTCCTCCGGCAACGAGGCCCTTACCTGGGCCACCAATGCCGCTGTTCCGGTCCTGGTGGGCGCCCGCTATCCCGGAGCGCGCATCGTCGTCCTCTCCACCGGCAATGTCTATCCGTTCGTAGCCCACGATTCCGGCGGCGCCACCGAAGCCACCCAACCCGCACCGGTCGGCGAATACGCACAATCGGCCCTGGCCCGCGAACGAATCTTCGAGTACTACGCTCAGGCGCACAGCACCAAGGTAGCCATCATGCGGCTCAACTATGCGGTCGAACCGCGCTACGGCGTCCTGGTGGACATCGCCACCAAGATCCTCAACCGGACCGCAATCGACCTCACCATGGGCTACGTCAATTTCATCTGGCAGGGCGATGCGAACTCCGTCTGTATCCGTGCCTTGCAGCACTGCGAATCGCCGGCCCGCGTCTTCAATCTCACGGGGACTGAGACCCATTCCGTGCGCTCCCTCGCGCAACAGATCGGTGAGCGGCTGGGCCTGGAACCGGTCTTCTCCGGCCAGGAGGCCGAAACCGCGTTGCTGAGCAGCTCGGCCTCATGCCGGTCGGTCTTCGGACCACCCTCGATGCCGGTGGAGGTGTCGATCCAGCTCACACTGGACTGGCTCGGCGCCGGCGGCACAACCCTCGGCAAGGCGACACACTTCGAAACCCGGAGCGGGAGGTTCTAA
- a CDS encoding dihydrodipicolinate synthase family protein — MFDWRKALNGGLVIPAHPLALTAERKLDERRQRALSRYYLDAGAGGLAVGVHTTQFQIRDPKVGLFREVLSLAAGAMDGLDVVRVAGICGPTHQAVQEAQTARSLGYHAGLLSLAALAQAPVAELVEHARAVGEVMPLIGFYLQPAVGGRRLPREFWREFAALPSVVAIKIAPFHRYQTLDVLRGVAESGRASEIALYTGNDDHIVLDLLSHWTLDGHELHFAGGLLGHWSVWALRAVELLARIQALRAAGGAAGPEWFELAEQTTEANAALFDATNSFAGCIAGLHEILRRQGLLEGTWCLDPEEGLSPGQSEELDRICRLYPHLTDDEFVARNRDKWLN; from the coding sequence ATGTTCGATTGGCGCAAGGCTCTCAATGGCGGGCTCGTCATCCCCGCCCACCCACTGGCCCTGACAGCGGAACGGAAACTGGATGAACGCCGCCAGCGCGCGCTCTCCCGCTACTATCTCGACGCCGGAGCCGGTGGACTCGCCGTGGGCGTGCACACCACCCAGTTTCAGATTCGCGACCCCAAGGTCGGCCTTTTCCGCGAGGTGCTGTCGCTAGCGGCCGGCGCCATGGACGGGCTGGATGTAGTGCGGGTGGCCGGCATCTGCGGACCCACACACCAGGCGGTCCAGGAAGCGCAGACGGCCCGCTCTCTCGGCTACCACGCCGGTCTCCTGTCGCTCGCCGCCCTGGCCCAGGCGCCGGTGGCGGAACTCGTCGAACATGCCCGGGCCGTCGGCGAAGTGATGCCGCTGATCGGCTTCTACCTCCAACCCGCGGTCGGCGGCCGCCGCTTGCCGCGTGAATTCTGGCGCGAATTCGCAGCCCTTCCCTCCGTGGTCGCCATCAAGATCGCGCCCTTCCATCGCTACCAGACCCTGGACGTCCTGCGCGGAGTGGCGGAATCGGGCCGGGCTTCCGAGATCGCGCTCTACACCGGCAACGACGACCATATCGTGCTCGACCTGCTGAGCCACTGGACGCTGGACGGACACGAACTTCACTTTGCCGGAGGGCTGCTGGGCCACTGGTCCGTGTGGGCCTTGAGAGCCGTGGAACTCCTCGCTCGCATCCAGGCACTCCGCGCTGCGGGCGGTGCAGCGGGCCCCGAATGGTTCGAGCTGGCTGAGCAGACCACGGAAGCCAACGCGGCGCTGTTCGACGCGACGAACTCCTTCGCCGGCTGCATCGCCGGGCTCCACGAGATTCTCCGCCGCCAGGGCCTGCTCGAAGGTACATGGTGCCTCGATCCCGAAGAGGGCCTCTCGCCCGGCCAAAGCGAGGAGCTCGACCGCATCTGCCGCCTCTACCCGCACCTCACCGACGATGAGTTCGTCGCCCGCAATCGCGATAAGTGGCTAAATTAG
- a CDS encoding nitroreductase family protein — protein sequence MRSQYQKTRRAAAIAVLAVLFAGAGCLAQSGVVMLPKPRTEAGKPLMRALAERQTIRLYTDRTLPPQTLSDLLWAAFGVNRTQSQKAGLGRTAPSARNRQEIDLHLALSDGVYVYDAEPHRLRMVAQGDIRARTGPEAAAKAAVTILYVADAAKAGGGAPAFAAVDAGFIGQNVYLFAASEGLGAWFRATIPDAKSLAETLKLRGDQQILFVQTVGYPAGTP from the coding sequence ATGAGGTCTCAATACCAGAAAACCCGGCGGGCGGCGGCCATCGCGGTACTGGCGGTCCTGTTCGCAGGGGCGGGCTGCCTGGCCCAGTCCGGTGTCGTGATGCTGCCGAAACCGCGCACCGAGGCCGGCAAGCCGCTGATGCGGGCGCTGGCGGAACGGCAGACGATCCGGCTGTATACGGATCGCACGCTGCCACCGCAGACGCTTTCCGACCTGCTGTGGGCAGCCTTTGGCGTGAACCGGACGCAATCGCAGAAGGCGGGCTTGGGCCGGACGGCGCCTTCCGCCCGGAACCGGCAGGAGATTGACCTTCACCTTGCGCTGTCCGACGGCGTGTATGTCTATGACGCGGAACCGCACCGTTTGCGGATGGTGGCTCAGGGGGACATTCGTGCGCGGACTGGTCCGGAGGCCGCGGCGAAGGCGGCCGTGACGATTCTCTATGTCGCAGACGCAGCCAAGGCCGGGGGCGGCGCACCTGCCTTCGCGGCGGTGGACGCCGGGTTTATCGGCCAGAACGTCTATCTGTTCGCGGCCTCGGAGGGGCTCGGCGCGTGGTTCCGGGCGACCATCCCGGATGCGAAGAGCCTTGCCGAGACCTTAAAGCTGCGTGGGGATCAGCAGATCCTGTTTGTGCAGACAGTGGGCTATCCGGCGGGGACGCCGTAA
- a CDS encoding phosphatidate cytidylyltransferase — protein MNTPEVMVTLSVLVGVLTVASLTSFILRKRARPGPNAVLDNLNARINAWWVMIFVLAAAFLAGPLAVTLLFAFVSFAALREFITLTPTHRADHIALFMSFFVVLPMQYWLATVDWFGFFAVLIPVYGFLVLPIASVVFGDPRNFLARTAETQWGLMITVYCISHVPALLTLHIPGYAGRDALLIVFLLIVVQSSDVLQYIWGKLFGRHLVAPELSPSKTVEGLIGGVLSATVLGACLWKLTPFQWWQAAGMAFVVTMMGFLGGLVMSAIKRDRGVKDWGHLIEGHGGMLDRLDSVAFSAPIFFHLTRFFFTP, from the coding sequence ATGAACACGCCGGAAGTAATGGTCACGCTCTCTGTCCTGGTGGGTGTGCTGACCGTGGCGAGCCTGACTTCGTTCATTCTGCGCAAGCGGGCGCGGCCGGGGCCAAATGCCGTGCTGGACAATCTCAACGCGCGCATCAACGCGTGGTGGGTGATGATCTTTGTCCTGGCCGCGGCGTTTCTGGCGGGCCCCCTGGCCGTGACGTTGCTGTTCGCATTCGTGTCGTTTGCCGCGCTGCGCGAATTCATCACCCTGACGCCGACGCACCGCGCGGATCACATCGCATTGTTCATGAGCTTCTTCGTGGTGCTGCCGATGCAGTATTGGCTGGCAACCGTGGACTGGTTCGGGTTCTTTGCCGTGCTCATCCCCGTGTATGGGTTCCTCGTGCTGCCGATTGCGTCGGTGGTCTTCGGCGATCCGAGAAACTTCCTGGCCCGGACGGCGGAGACGCAGTGGGGGTTGATGATCACCGTTTATTGCATCTCGCATGTGCCGGCTCTGCTGACGCTGCACATCCCGGGCTACGCGGGGCGCGATGCGCTGCTAATCGTCTTCCTGTTGATCGTGGTGCAGTCCAGTGATGTACTTCAGTACATCTGGGGGAAGTTGTTCGGCCGCCATCTGGTGGCGCCGGAGTTGTCTCCTTCCAAGACCGTGGAAGGGCTGATCGGCGGGGTGCTGAGCGCCACGGTGTTGGGCGCGTGCCTGTGGAAGCTGACGCCGTTTCAGTGGTGGCAGGCGGCGGGCATGGCCTTCGTCGTGACGATGATGGGCTTTCTCGGCGGGCTCGTCATGTCGGCCATCAAGCGCGATCGCGGTGTGAAGGACTGGGGCCACCTGATTGAAGGGCACGGCGGGATGCTGGACCGGTTGGATTCCGTGGCCTTCTCGGCTCCGATCTTCTTCCACCTGACGCGCTTCTTCTTCACACCGTAG
- a CDS encoding lysophospholipid acyltransferase family protein: protein MLAELAGALITGATRLMTGVQGRWLGCAPSESQRLYFANHASHLDFVLVWSVLPPRMRRRVRPVAADDYWNRGRMRKFLIHQVFRGVLIARGKVEREHNPLTAMCAALDEGDSLLLFPEGTRGTGGAVQPFKSGVFQLALAYGELELVPVWIDNAHRVMPKGTLLPLPLLCSVAFGAPMKLGENEGKMEFLERLRRALVELGDA, encoded by the coding sequence ATGCTGGCTGAGCTCGCGGGGGCGCTGATTACGGGTGCGACGCGGCTGATGACGGGTGTGCAGGGCCGCTGGTTGGGGTGTGCGCCGAGTGAGTCGCAACGGTTGTATTTCGCCAACCACGCCAGCCACCTGGATTTTGTGCTCGTCTGGTCTGTCCTGCCGCCTCGGATGAGACGCCGTGTGAGGCCTGTGGCGGCGGACGACTATTGGAACAGGGGGCGGATGAGGAAGTTCCTGATCCACCAGGTGTTCCGGGGAGTGCTGATTGCGAGGGGCAAGGTGGAGCGGGAGCATAACCCGCTGACGGCGATGTGCGCCGCGCTGGACGAGGGGGATTCGCTGCTGCTGTTTCCGGAGGGCACGCGCGGGACGGGCGGAGCGGTGCAGCCATTTAAATCCGGCGTGTTTCAGTTGGCGCTGGCTTACGGGGAGCTGGAACTGGTGCCGGTGTGGATCGATAACGCGCATCGGGTGATGCCAAAGGGGACGCTGCTGCCGTTGCCGCTGCTGTGCTCGGTTGCCTTTGGAGCGCCGATGAAGTTAGGTGAGAACGAAGGGAAGATGGAGTTCCTGGAGCGCCTGAGGCGAGCGCTGGTCGAGTTGGGGGACGCATGA
- a CDS encoding phosphatase PAP2/dual specificity phosphatase family protein produces MSSPEVAARSAEPGPFETSSAESRPWLPALLWLAALGPLFFLSYGFANWVTGLRRAVPEVAFAWEHRIPFLAWTIIPYWSTDLFYAVSVFLCRTRAELRTHVSRLIAVQVLCVAGFLLAPLRFGFERPAAEGLFGQLFDALMSFDKPFNQAPSLHIALIAVLWARYARHFSGVTMWLLRLWFVLMAVSTLTTYQHHFIDLPAGLWVGLVAMALFPEQEIAPRHARSGDQQRFPLGMAYVTAGLLCAYAAHRIGGGGWILAWLAAALVLVAGIYWSGQPWLFGKSGGRMAPAAMSLLAPYIALAWLSSRWFTRGQMPANEIVEGVWLGRFPTPGELTARGMASVVDVTAELPFTGRGVEYRSVPMLDLMAPGADQLDAAVDAIEAFAAARPTLVCCALGYSRSATAMAAWLIATGRAASVDEAIAQVRIRRPVILLGAAHRQALAVWAKGRASR; encoded by the coding sequence TTGAGTAGTCCCGAAGTCGCGGCCCGATCCGCCGAACCCGGCCCCTTTGAAACGAGTTCTGCTGAATCCCGGCCCTGGCTGCCGGCCCTGCTTTGGCTGGCCGCGCTGGGGCCGTTGTTCTTCCTGAGTTACGGGTTCGCGAACTGGGTGACGGGACTGCGCCGGGCTGTGCCGGAGGTGGCGTTCGCGTGGGAGCACAGGATCCCGTTCCTGGCGTGGACGATCATCCCTTACTGGTCGACAGACCTCTTCTATGCGGTGTCGGTGTTTCTATGCCGTACGCGGGCCGAGTTGCGGACGCACGTCAGCCGGTTGATCGCGGTGCAGGTGCTGTGCGTGGCCGGCTTCCTGCTGGCGCCGCTGCGATTCGGATTCGAGCGCCCCGCAGCAGAGGGGCTGTTCGGCCAGTTGTTTGATGCACTGATGAGTTTCGATAAGCCGTTCAACCAGGCGCCTTCGCTGCACATCGCGCTGATTGCGGTGCTGTGGGCGCGATATGCGCGGCACTTCAGCGGCGTCACGATGTGGCTGCTTCGGCTCTGGTTTGTGCTGATGGCTGTTTCGACATTGACGACGTATCAGCACCACTTCATCGACCTGCCGGCGGGATTGTGGGTGGGACTGGTGGCCATGGCGTTGTTTCCCGAGCAGGAGATCGCGCCAAGGCATGCGCGGTCGGGTGACCAGCAGCGGTTTCCGCTGGGTATGGCGTATGTGACGGCTGGGCTGCTTTGCGCGTATGCCGCGCATCGTATCGGTGGGGGCGGGTGGATTCTTGCGTGGCTGGCAGCGGCGCTGGTGCTGGTGGCCGGGATCTACTGGTCCGGGCAACCCTGGCTGTTTGGCAAGTCGGGAGGGAGAATGGCTCCAGCGGCGATGAGCCTGTTGGCGCCGTATATCGCTTTGGCCTGGTTGAGCTCGCGGTGGTTCACTCGCGGCCAGATGCCTGCGAACGAAATTGTAGAGGGCGTGTGGCTGGGGCGGTTTCCGACTCCGGGCGAGCTCACGGCCAGGGGTATGGCTTCAGTGGTGGATGTCACGGCTGAACTGCCCTTCACGGGACGGGGCGTCGAGTATCGAAGTGTTCCGATGCTGGACCTGATGGCTCCTGGAGCGGATCAACTGGATGCAGCGGTGGACGCGATTGAGGCATTTGCAGCGGCTCGGCCCACGCTGGTGTGCTGCGCGCTGGGGTACTCCCGAAGCGCCACAGCCATGGCGGCGTGGCTGATTGCGACCGGGCGTGCGGCGTCGGTGGACGAAGCGATCGCACAGGTGAGAATCCGGCGGCCGGTCATTCTGCTGGGGGCCGCGCACAGGCAGGCGCTGGCAGTGTGGGCCAAGGGGAGGGCCTCGCGGTGA
- a CDS encoding CDP-alcohol phosphatidyltransferase family protein produces the protein MPSIYSLKPRFQGLLRPLARFLARSGVTANHVTVAACLLSVGLGLLLTARIQDRALFLVVPGFLFVRMALNAVDGMLAREFGQKSDLGAYLNELADVISDGFLLLPFAYLPEFEALWIGGVIWLSALSEMAGTVAVMTGAGRRYDGPMGKSDRAFVFGALALWIGAGGVVPGWLGWGFPRLLALLLAVTIVNRVLGGLGEKKAAQEEKGVS, from the coding sequence GTGCCGAGCATTTATTCGCTGAAGCCTCGTTTTCAAGGTTTGCTTCGTCCGCTCGCACGATTCCTGGCCCGCTCTGGCGTTACGGCCAACCACGTCACCGTCGCCGCTTGCCTGCTTTCCGTCGGGCTGGGGCTGCTGTTGACGGCTCGCATTCAGGATCGGGCCCTGTTCCTGGTGGTGCCCGGGTTTCTGTTTGTACGCATGGCACTGAACGCCGTCGATGGAATGCTGGCCCGGGAGTTCGGGCAGAAGTCGGATTTGGGCGCGTATCTGAATGAACTGGCGGATGTAATTTCGGATGGTTTTCTGTTGCTGCCGTTTGCTTATTTGCCGGAATTTGAGGCGCTTTGGATAGGCGGCGTGATCTGGCTCTCGGCGCTTTCCGAGATGGCCGGGACGGTCGCGGTGATGACCGGCGCGGGCCGGCGTTATGACGGGCCGATGGGCAAGAGCGACCGGGCCTTTGTGTTTGGCGCGCTGGCTCTATGGATTGGGGCCGGCGGCGTTGTTCCGGGCTGGTTGGGGTGGGGCTTTCCCCGGTTGCTTGCCTTGCTGCTGGCAGTTACCATCGTGAATCGAGTATTGGGCGGGCTCGGTGAAAAGAAAGCCGCCCAGGAGGAGAAGGGCGTTTCGTAG